A genomic segment from Lutzomyia longipalpis isolate SR_M1_2022 chromosome 3, ASM2433408v1 encodes:
- the LOC129793837 gene encoding uncharacterized protein LOC129793837 — protein sequence MAWIRGLVSVKKFLLLFVLLQLIAFSVAGNTSKKSPAKTTKGYKQGYNMGYSKDYNYGKGTKSAMSYNSGYKGYKKGSQWYNKDYPNKGYNYGYYDDEDMGWGWGMEGSGGYSNKKDYGWKKNSSNMKYIKPKKTSGSSSGSGTNSGSNSGSNSGSNSGSNSGSGSSNPLTDVINALVGALGNAASG from the exons ATGGCCTGGATTAGAGGCCTAGTGAGTGTTAAGAAGTTTCTACTTCTCTTTGTTCTTCTGCAGTTGATTG CCTTTTCAGTTGCGGGCAATACGAGCAAGAAAAGTCCAGCTAAAACCACAAAAGGCTACAAGCAGGGGTACAATATGGGTTACTCTAAAGACTACAACTATGGAAAAGGTACAAAGAGTGCAATGAGTTACAACAGCGGCTACAAAGGCTACAAAAAGGGCTCTCAGTGGTACAATAAAGACTATCCTAATAAGGGTTACAATTACG GTTATTATGACGATGAGGACATGGGATGGGGATGGGGTATGGAGGGCAGTGGAGGCTATTCCAACAAGAAGGACTATGGATGGAAGAAGAACTCGAGTAAcatgaaatatataaaacCGAAAAAGACAAGTGGATCATCTTCAGGCTCAGGCACGAACTCAGGGTCAAATTCAGGCTCAAATTCAGGTTCGAATTCAGGTTCGAATTCAG GCAGCGGATCGAGTAACCCATTAACCGATGTCATAAATGCATTAGTTGGTGCGCTTGGAAATGCAGCCTCTGGTTAA
- the LOC129793840 gene encoding uncharacterized protein LOC129793840, with protein sequence MACIVDLLKVKKFLLLFVLLQLIAFTIAGKLNYGKYGDYYGDDEDMEGWEGSGGYPHYPPMDYGWSHGYAPVPKPLPNPIPNQHYNLIVYPDHSGNSYGGGYADMLSKWARTTFFRVLNVFY encoded by the exons ATGGCTTGTATTGTGGATCTGCTTAAAGTTAAGAAGTTTCTACTTCTCTTTGTTCTTCTGCAGTTGATTG ccTTTACAATTGCTGGAAAGTTAAACTATGGCAAATACGGAG ACTATTATGGGGATGACGAGGATATGGAGGGATGGGAAGGTAGTGGAGGATACCCACACTATCCCCCAATGGACTATGGATGGTCTCATGGCTATGCCCCAGTTCCAAAGCCACTTCCCAATCCAATTCCAAACCAACattacaatttaattgtttacCCAGATCACTCCGGAAATTCCT atggTGGCGGTTATGCAGATATGCTTTCCAAATGGGCACGCACAACGTTCTTTAGAGTTCTCAACGTGTTTTATTAa